One window of Pseudacidobacterium ailaaui genomic DNA carries:
- a CDS encoding ATP-binding protein codes for MSEPMAIAHVRKVAVQELYPELKKIPTFSQTSHHDLACLGDLEILEVPADVPILHPGDSPDYFWMVLRGGVRVYKTEKDGSTIFVTAAKEGDTFGEVPILAGTSRVHVTVESTADCTLARVPQERFWRLMATCPTVRNIILKNMSRRLEAHTALTLHREKLISLGTLAAGLMHELNNPGTAAKRAASQLRDNMTRLQEISLRMTRTRLSEEQILCLHQLLAEAFAAQKKPQAMSSLDEADAQEALAEWLEGIGVTNAWKLAPTLVAAGWTQQDIECTHHAFPPEILSDALNWLEAVISNIQLVGTIEESITRVTDLVMAVKKYAYEDKNKEHKLDIHDTLRSTLTILGHKFRHKQIAIEKQFSPDVPVLTTCGTGISQVWTNLLDNAIDASPEGGKITIRTWTEGKWVCVGIADRGPGIPPEHRDKVFEPFFTTKPVGVGTGLGLDIAHRVVTGHYNGQIGFTTEAGKTEFIVKLPIEKAAL; via the coding sequence ATGTCAGAACCGATGGCCATCGCCCACGTCAGGAAGGTCGCAGTGCAGGAGCTCTATCCTGAACTGAAAAAAATCCCCACCTTTTCCCAAACCTCCCACCACGACCTGGCTTGTCTCGGTGATTTAGAAATCCTGGAGGTCCCTGCTGATGTCCCGATTCTCCATCCCGGAGATAGTCCGGATTATTTCTGGATGGTGCTCAGGGGCGGGGTACGGGTCTATAAGACAGAAAAAGACGGCTCGACGATCTTCGTCACCGCGGCCAAAGAGGGCGACACTTTTGGCGAAGTCCCCATTCTGGCTGGGACCTCGCGTGTGCATGTCACCGTAGAATCCACGGCGGACTGCACGCTGGCCCGGGTGCCACAGGAGAGGTTCTGGCGATTGATGGCCACTTGCCCTACGGTGCGGAACATCATCCTTAAGAACATGTCCCGCCGTTTGGAAGCGCATACGGCCCTGACCTTGCACCGGGAAAAGCTCATCTCTCTGGGCACTCTGGCGGCGGGGTTAATGCATGAGCTGAACAATCCCGGGACCGCCGCCAAACGCGCAGCCTCGCAGCTTAGGGACAACATGACCCGGCTTCAGGAAATCAGTCTGCGGATGACCCGCACTCGGCTCAGTGAGGAACAGATCCTGTGCTTGCATCAATTGCTGGCTGAGGCCTTCGCGGCGCAAAAAAAGCCCCAGGCCATGAGTTCTCTGGATGAGGCCGATGCCCAGGAGGCGCTGGCCGAATGGCTGGAAGGCATCGGCGTTACGAATGCCTGGAAACTTGCGCCTACCCTGGTGGCCGCAGGATGGACCCAGCAGGACATCGAATGCACCCATCATGCATTTCCTCCTGAGATCCTTTCCGACGCATTGAACTGGCTTGAAGCCGTCATTTCCAACATCCAACTCGTAGGCACCATCGAAGAAAGCATCACCCGGGTCACGGATCTGGTCATGGCGGTCAAAAAATACGCCTACGAAGACAAAAACAAAGAGCACAAGCTGGACATTCACGACACACTCCGCAGCACGCTTACCATCCTCGGCCACAAATTCCGCCATAAACAGATAGCCATCGAAAAGCAGTTCTCGCCTGATGTGCCCGTCCTGACGACCTGTGGGACCGGAATCAGCCAAGTCTGGACAAACCTGCTAGACAATGCCATTGATGCCTCGCCGGAGGGCGGAAAAATCACCATTCGGACCTGGACAGAGGGCAAGTGGGTCTGTGTTGGGATCGCAGACCGGGGACCCGGCATTCCTCCGGAACACCGCGACAAGGTCTTTGAGCCTTTCTTCACAACAAAGCCTGTGGGTGTGGGCACCGGGCTAGGACTGGACATCGCTCATCGTGTAGTGACCGGACACTACAATGGCCAGATTGGCTTTACGACGGAGGCGGGAAAAACAGAGTTTATCGTCAAGCTGCCGATAGAAAAAGCCGCCTTGTAG
- the trpC gene encoding indole-3-glycerol phosphate synthase TrpC — MHLERILAKTRETVAVSKQRVPMRELERLAALHTPRGFATALCMRAKAGPAIIAELKKASPSKGLIRPALDVRLLASELEQAGAAALSVLTDEPFFQGSLENLEMASAAVSIPCLRKDFVVDEYQIIEARAHKADAILLIVAALTDPELRSLHEAARRCGLDVLCEVHTAEELERAQDLGCAAFGVNNRNLKSFDVRLETSLELADRLPMGAVHVAESGIDTADDIQRLRTAGYHAFLVGESLMRHPSPGAALARLLQPVPEQV; from the coding sequence GTGCATCTGGAACGCATTCTGGCCAAGACCCGCGAAACAGTCGCTGTAAGCAAACAGCGCGTTCCCATGCGCGAATTGGAAAGGCTCGCTGCCCTGCACACTCCGCGGGGCTTTGCGACGGCACTGTGCATGCGCGCCAAGGCGGGCCCGGCAATCATCGCCGAGCTGAAGAAGGCCTCGCCCTCGAAAGGGCTGATCCGGCCTGCATTGGATGTTCGTTTGCTCGCTTCGGAGCTGGAACAGGCAGGCGCTGCGGCACTCTCCGTTCTGACCGACGAACCATTCTTTCAGGGAAGCCTTGAAAATCTTGAGATGGCTTCGGCTGCGGTCTCCATTCCCTGCCTGCGCAAGGACTTCGTGGTGGATGAGTACCAGATCATTGAGGCACGTGCGCATAAGGCTGATGCAATTCTGCTGATCGTGGCTGCGCTGACGGACCCAGAATTGCGCAGTCTGCATGAGGCAGCGCGGCGCTGTGGACTTGATGTGCTATGCGAGGTGCATACTGCGGAAGAGCTGGAGCGGGCGCAGGACCTGGGCTGCGCGGCTTTTGGCGTAAACAATCGCAACCTGAAGTCATTTGACGTACGCCTGGAGACCTCGCTGGAGCTGGCCGACAGACTGCCCATGGGAGCAGTGCATGTAGCCGAGAGCGGCATCGATACGGCGGACGATATTCAGCGGCTCAGGACGGCTGGATATCACGCATTTCTAGTAGGCGAATCGCTGATGCGCCACCCCTCACCTGGAGCGGCATTGGCCCGGCTTTTGCAGCCTGTTCCGGAGCAGGTGTAG
- a CDS encoding phosphoribosylanthranilate isomerase — MWIKICANTNLEDALLAAEAGADAVGFVFAESPRRVTAKQVSAITQHLPSALEKLGVFVDSSFEEIAQTVTECGLTGVQLHTSRDPRLVEKLSAHFGSGLTILRVIHYSQAFEEQLKAVQADAGLSGVLVDSRTATAVGGTGLCFDWNAARRGFVAAAPRLKLIAAGGLHPANVAEAIQTLEPWGVDVASGVESAPGKKDPALVRAFVSAARAAAAASMA, encoded by the coding sequence ATGTGGATCAAAATCTGCGCCAACACGAACCTGGAAGATGCGCTGCTCGCGGCTGAAGCCGGAGCGGATGCGGTCGGCTTTGTGTTCGCGGAGAGTCCGCGGCGGGTCACGGCAAAACAGGTCAGCGCGATCACGCAACACCTTCCTTCAGCGCTTGAAAAACTTGGCGTTTTTGTAGATTCCAGCTTTGAGGAAATTGCGCAGACGGTCACAGAATGCGGGCTGACCGGTGTGCAATTGCATACTTCTCGCGATCCGCGTCTGGTGGAAAAACTCAGCGCCCACTTTGGTTCGGGACTGACCATTCTGCGCGTGATCCATTACTCGCAGGCCTTCGAAGAGCAATTAAAAGCGGTGCAGGCCGACGCCGGCCTTTCCGGCGTTCTGGTGGATTCCCGCACGGCCACAGCGGTGGGCGGAACTGGCCTCTGCTTTGACTGGAATGCGGCGCGGCGCGGGTTTGTTGCCGCGGCCCCGCGGCTGAAGTTGATTGCTGCCGGAGGACTGCATCCGGCAAACGTTGCCGAGGCGATCCAGACGCTGGAGCCGTGGGGGGTGGATGTGGCCAGCGGAGTAGAGTCTGCTCCGGGAAAGAAGGACCCGGCGCTGGTGCGGGCCTTTGTCAGCGCGGCCCGGGCAGCGGCGGCGGCCAGCATGGCGTAA